The following are encoded in a window of Paenibacillaceae bacterium GAS479 genomic DNA:
- a CDS encoding signal recognition particle subunit FFH/SRP54 (srp54): MAFEGLSSRLQNVFGKLRGKGKVTEEDLNDAMREVRLALLEADVNFKVVKEFIAKVKEKALGQELQKSFTPGMIIIDIVNKELTELMGGTQSKLAKAAKSPTVIMMAGLQGAGKTTTSGKLALMLKKSNHKPLLVAGDIYRPAAIKQLQVVGSGVGVPVFTLGDQTSPVEIARQGVQHAKDNGLDYVIIDTAGRLHIDEALMDELKQIHEVTKPDEVLLVVDAMTGQEAVNVAQSFHDQLALTGVVLTKLDGDTRGGAALSIKAVTGCPIKFAATGEKIEPLEPFHPERMASRILGMGDMLSLIEKAQAGIDADKAAEMERKMRTAEFTFEDFLDQMEQVRKMGPLDQIMDMLPGMNKMKGMKDMKVDDKQVGRVEAIVKSMTTEEKRKPEVLNHSRRKRIAAGSGTSVAEVNRLIKQFDDMRKMMKQFSSMMGPGSKGPKGAKGAKGGLNMNSLKGLMGKNKKFPFG, from the coding sequence ATGGCTTTTGAAGGACTATCGAGCCGGCTGCAGAACGTGTTCGGCAAGCTGCGCGGCAAGGGAAAAGTAACGGAAGAAGACCTTAATGACGCCATGCGCGAGGTCAGACTTGCCCTGTTGGAAGCTGATGTCAACTTCAAGGTGGTCAAGGAGTTCATCGCGAAGGTCAAGGAGAAAGCCCTCGGTCAGGAGCTGCAGAAGAGCTTCACGCCGGGCATGATTATCATCGACATCGTGAACAAAGAACTTACCGAGCTGATGGGCGGCACGCAGAGCAAGCTTGCTAAGGCTGCCAAGTCGCCGACCGTCATTATGATGGCGGGTTTGCAGGGCGCCGGCAAGACGACGACATCCGGCAAGCTGGCTCTCATGCTGAAGAAGTCGAACCACAAGCCGTTGCTCGTGGCTGGCGACATTTATCGTCCTGCCGCAATCAAGCAGCTACAGGTTGTCGGAAGCGGCGTTGGTGTGCCTGTGTTTACACTGGGTGATCAGACTTCTCCAGTAGAGATTGCCCGTCAGGGCGTACAACATGCTAAGGACAACGGACTTGATTATGTCATCATCGATACCGCGGGACGGCTGCATATCGATGAGGCACTTATGGACGAGCTCAAGCAGATCCATGAGGTTACGAAGCCAGATGAAGTGCTGCTCGTCGTTGATGCGATGACCGGGCAGGAAGCGGTCAATGTGGCGCAGAGCTTCCATGATCAGCTGGCGCTGACCGGCGTTGTGCTGACGAAGCTCGACGGCGACACTCGCGGCGGCGCGGCTCTCTCCATCAAGGCCGTGACTGGCTGCCCGATCAAGTTTGCCGCCACCGGTGAGAAGATCGAGCCGCTAGAGCCTTTCCATCCTGAGCGGATGGCTTCCCGAATTCTCGGTATGGGCGACATGCTCTCTCTGATCGAGAAAGCGCAGGCTGGCATCGACGCCGATAAGGCAGCCGAGATGGAACGCAAGATGAGAACCGCCGAATTCACCTTCGAGGATTTCCTGGATCAGATGGAGCAGGTCCGCAAGATGGGGCCGCTGGATCAGATCATGGATATGCTGCCCGGCATGAATAAGATGAAGGGCATGAAAGACATGAAGGTGGACGACAAGCAGGTCGGCCGAGTCGAGGCAATTGTGAAGTCGATGACGACCGAGGAGAAGCGCAAGCCGGAAGTTCTGAACCATAGTCGGCGCAAGCGGATCGCCGCTGGCAGCGGCACCTCGGTTGCCGAGGTCAACCGACTCATCAAGCAGTTTGACGATATGCGCAAGATGATGAAGCAGTTCAGCTCCATGATGGGTCCCGGCTCAAAAGGGCCGAAGGGCGCCAAGGGTGCTAAGGGCGGCTTGAATATGAATAGTCTCAAAGGTTTGATGGGCAAGAACAAGAAATTCCCGTTCGGCTAA
- a CDS encoding SSU ribosomal protein S16P, with the protein MAVRIRLKRIGAHKSPFYRVVVSDSRSPRDGRFIEEIGTYNPVAQPAQVNIDEEKALKWLQTGAQASDTVRNLLSKAGVLTKFHELKQQQK; encoded by the coding sequence ATGGCAGTACGTATCCGTCTGAAACGCATTGGTGCTCACAAGTCCCCTTTCTACCGCGTCGTGGTATCGGATTCCCGTTCCCCGCGTGATGGTCGTTTCATCGAAGAAATCGGCACTTATAACCCGGTTGCACAACCGGCTCAAGTGAATATCGACGAAGAGAAAGCCCTCAAATGGCTGCAAACGGGAGCGCAAGCTTCTGACACCGTCCGCAACCTGCTTTCCAAAGCAGGCGTGCTCACGAAGTTCCATGAGCTGAAGCAACAACAGAAGTAA
- a CDS encoding 16S rRNA processing protein RimM, producing the protein MADQWYTVGEIVNTQGIRGELKVVPHTDFGDQRFAPGSRLSIQKENQPGGVQVEVQNSRLHKNVYIVKLKGYDNINDVEKFKGSLLKVTAEQRDPLAEGEFYYTDIVGSEAVTEDGERLGVVTEILRPGANDVWVVELENGKELLLPYIDDVVLKVNVRTKQITVRLLEGLM; encoded by the coding sequence ATGGCAGATCAATGGTATACAGTCGGCGAGATTGTTAATACGCAGGGAATTCGCGGTGAGCTGAAGGTCGTTCCGCATACGGACTTTGGAGATCAGCGCTTCGCTCCCGGCAGCAGACTGTCAATTCAAAAAGAAAATCAGCCTGGAGGCGTGCAGGTTGAGGTGCAGAATTCACGACTTCATAAAAATGTGTATATCGTTAAGCTGAAAGGCTACGATAATATCAACGACGTCGAGAAATTCAAGGGCAGCCTGCTTAAAGTTACCGCGGAACAGCGCGATCCTTTGGCTGAAGGCGAGTTCTACTATACCGACATCGTCGGCAGCGAAGCCGTCACGGAAGATGGCGAGCGACTTGGTGTCGTCACAGAGATTTTGCGGCCTGGAGCCAACGATGTTTGGGTCGTGGAGCTGGAGAATGGCAAAGAGCTGCTGTTGCCGTATATCGACGATGTAGTTTTGAAGGTCAATGTGCGCACCAAACAGATTACGGTTCGACTGCTCGAAGGGTTGATGTAG
- a CDS encoding tRNA (guanine37-N1)-methyltransferase — translation MRIDVLTLFPEMFHGVFGASILGKARDKGIVSLNAVNFRDYANNKHNTVDDYPYGGGGGMVLKAEPVFSAVEDLLRTDAQLDELTDEQLSQQRDEQSDVQTDVKDRVQPERSAAEKAPRIILMCPQGQPFTQRKAEELAAEDRLIFICGHYEGYDERIREHLVTDELSIGDYVLTGGELPAMVMIDSVVRLLPGVLGNESSAVTDSYSTGLLEYPHYTRPASFRGWEVPEVLLSGHHSRIDQWRREQSLLRTLQRRPDLLDDAPLTDKERKWVRDQLTELKRKEAEQPSTDLPKGEI, via the coding sequence ATGCGGATTGATGTGCTGACGTTGTTCCCGGAAATGTTCCACGGTGTTTTCGGGGCCAGCATTCTTGGCAAGGCGCGGGACAAGGGCATCGTCTCGCTTAATGCGGTCAACTTCCGTGATTATGCGAACAATAAGCATAACACCGTTGACGACTATCCATACGGCGGCGGCGGGGGCATGGTGCTCAAGGCCGAGCCGGTGTTTTCGGCCGTGGAGGATTTGCTTCGGACGGATGCGCAGCTTGACGAGTTGACTGACGAGCAGCTTAGCCAGCAGCGTGATGAGCAATCTGACGTACAAACTGACGTAAAGGATCGCGTGCAGCCTGAAAGATCCGCAGCGGAAAAAGCCCCGCGCATTATTCTGATGTGCCCACAAGGGCAGCCGTTTACGCAGCGCAAGGCGGAAGAGCTGGCGGCGGAGGATCGACTGATCTTTATTTGCGGCCACTACGAGGGCTACGATGAGCGGATTCGAGAGCATCTTGTGACGGACGAGCTGTCGATTGGTGATTATGTACTTACCGGCGGCGAGCTGCCGGCAATGGTCATGATCGACAGCGTCGTCAGGCTGCTGCCTGGCGTACTTGGCAACGAGTCATCGGCTGTAACGGACTCCTATAGCACCGGGCTGTTGGAGTATCCGCATTACACCAGGCCGGCCAGCTTCAGAGGCTGGGAAGTGCCGGAAGTGTTGCTGTCAGGGCATCACAGCCGCATCGACCAATGGCGACGGGAGCAGTCGTTGCTGCGGACGCTGCAGCGCAGGCCGGATCTGCTGGATGATGCTCCGCTAACGGACAAGGAGCGCAAATGGGTTCGCGATCAGCTAACGGAGCTAAAGCGTAAGGAAGCTGAGCAGCCCTCAACCGACCTTCCTAAAGGAGAAATTTAG
- a CDS encoding large subunit ribosomal protein L19, translating into MNLLQTIAQESLRTDLPSFRPGDTLKVYVKVIEGSRERVQLFEGVVIKRRGGGISETFTVRKISYGVGVERTFPFNSPKIDRIEVTRRGKVRRAKLYYLRELRGKAARIKEIRR; encoded by the coding sequence ATGAATCTTTTACAGACTATTGCTCAAGAGTCACTTCGTACGGATCTTCCTAGCTTCCGTCCAGGCGACACACTGAAAGTGTATGTTAAGGTTATCGAGGGTTCCCGTGAGCGTGTTCAGCTGTTCGAAGGCGTTGTTATCAAACGTCGCGGCGGCGGAATCAGCGAGACTTTCACAGTCCGCAAAATCTCTTACGGTGTTGGCGTGGAGCGTACGTTCCCGTTCAACTCGCCTAAGATCGATCGCATTGAAGTTACTCGCCGCGGTAAAGTGCGCCGCGCGAAACTGTACTACCTGCGCGAACTGCGCGGTAAAGCTGCACGGATTAAAGAAATCCGTCGCTAG
- a CDS encoding type I signal peptidase. Serine peptidase. MEROPS family S26A, giving the protein MVDEQLQEQQQPASGGGKARKEIFEWVKALAIAAILVWVIRWFLFAPFAVDGPSMKPNFHTGERLIVNKILYDFREPKRGEVVVFHVPQQGRDFIKRVIALPGDTVRVEGDDVYVNDQKQDEPYLKEAIAEAQAKGELWNQNGPNFPNEYVSDMKVPADSFLAMGDNRSNSEDSRRIGYIPYDQVIGRADVIFWPMDDIQIIKHG; this is encoded by the coding sequence ATGGTGGACGAGCAGCTCCAAGAGCAGCAACAACCGGCGTCAGGCGGTGGCAAGGCCCGTAAAGAGATTTTTGAATGGGTCAAGGCATTGGCGATAGCTGCCATTCTGGTTTGGGTTATCCGCTGGTTCCTTTTCGCGCCGTTCGCGGTAGATGGGCCATCCATGAAGCCTAACTTCCACACCGGAGAGCGCTTGATCGTTAACAAGATCCTCTACGATTTCCGCGAACCGAAGCGGGGCGAGGTCGTTGTATTCCATGTCCCTCAGCAAGGTCGCGACTTCATCAAGCGCGTCATTGCATTGCCGGGCGACACTGTACGTGTGGAAGGCGACGATGTGTATGTGAACGACCAGAAGCAGGATGAGCCATATCTAAAAGAAGCCATTGCAGAAGCTCAAGCGAAAGGTGAACTTTGGAATCAGAACGGGCCGAATTTTCCGAACGAATACGTTTCGGATATGAAGGTGCCAGCCGATTCTTTCCTAGCGATGGGCGACAACCGCAGCAATAGTGAAGATAGCCGGCGAATCGGCTATATTCCTTACGATCAGGTAATCGGACGGGCCGATGTTATTTTCTGGCCGATGGACGATATTCAAATTATTAAGCATGGGTAG
- a CDS encoding Ras superfamily GTP-binding protein YlqF, whose protein sequence is MTIQWFPGHMTRARRQIEDKLKLIDIAIELLDARVPMSSRNPMVDDILRGKPRLILLNKADLADPRETERWMAYFTSQGYASIAVDSSTGSRVNEIPVKVREILHDKIQRMLDRGMNPRAMRALIVGIPNVGKSTLTNRLAGRHIAATGDRPGVTKGQQWIKVGSEMELLDTPGILWPKFEDQLVGYKLAMTGAIKEQVINIEDVAYFAMRVLAERYWPDMKERFGLEEQPTDLDDNMQIVGLMEEIGRNRGCLISGGRVDLEKVSGIILRELRAGKLGRLTLEAAPPASRS, encoded by the coding sequence ATGACGATTCAGTGGTTCCCCGGACATATGACCCGCGCCCGCAGACAAATCGAGGACAAGCTCAAGCTGATTGACATTGCCATCGAATTGCTGGATGCTCGTGTTCCTATGTCCAGCCGAAACCCGATGGTAGACGACATCCTGAGGGGAAAACCACGACTCATTCTGCTGAACAAGGCGGATCTTGCCGATCCTCGGGAGACGGAGCGGTGGATGGCTTATTTCACCTCTCAGGGCTACGCCAGCATCGCTGTGGATTCGTCCACAGGATCCAGGGTAAACGAAATTCCCGTCAAGGTGCGTGAAATTTTGCATGACAAGATTCAGCGTATGCTGGATCGCGGCATGAATCCGCGCGCAATGCGTGCGCTCATCGTAGGAATTCCAAACGTTGGCAAGTCTACTCTGACGAACCGACTGGCAGGACGCCATATCGCCGCAACCGGCGACCGTCCCGGTGTTACGAAGGGCCAGCAATGGATCAAGGTTGGCAGCGAGATGGAATTGCTCGATACACCAGGTATTCTATGGCCGAAATTCGAAGATCAACTGGTCGGTTACAAGCTGGCAATGACTGGCGCGATCAAGGAGCAAGTCATCAACATCGAGGATGTAGCTTATTTTGCGATGCGGGTGCTTGCTGAGCGCTATTGGCCGGATATGAAGGAGCGATTCGGTCTGGAAGAGCAACCAACTGATTTGGATGATAATATGCAAATAGTTGGCCTGATGGAAGAGATCGGACGCAACCGCGGTTGCTTGATCAGTGGTGGACGTGTCGATTTGGAAAAGGTCTCCGGCATTATTTTGCGTGAGCTTCGCGCAGGCAAGCTTGGCCGTTTGACGCTGGAGGCGGCGCCACCAGCATCCCGCTCATGA
- a CDS encoding RNase HII translates to MSRPKRSAVQQQDAEVSGLLLDGAAGLSTETQKREEPSDRLAFEKGLWAEGMGLVCGVDEVGRGCLFGDVVAAAVVLPAGLVMEGVHDSKKLSEKKREQLYEEILGAAIAWAVARVDAAEIDRINIRQASRLAMKQAVLALGLQPDHLLIDAETVDLELPQSRIIHGDALSQSIGAASIIAKVTRDRLCKEIWDLHYPAYGIAVHKGYATAQHREALAQHGPSPLHRRSFLRKILPEEQLSLF, encoded by the coding sequence ATGAGCCGCCCCAAGCGGAGCGCTGTACAGCAGCAGGATGCGGAGGTTTCCGGTTTGCTGTTAGATGGTGCCGCTGGGCTATCAACGGAGACGCAGAAGCGAGAGGAGCCGAGCGATCGGCTTGCCTTTGAGAAGGGGCTATGGGCGGAAGGAATGGGTCTTGTTTGCGGCGTCGACGAGGTCGGACGGGGATGCCTGTTCGGCGACGTGGTTGCGGCAGCAGTCGTTCTTCCGGCTGGTCTCGTGATGGAAGGAGTCCATGACTCCAAAAAGCTATCCGAGAAAAAGCGGGAGCAGCTTTATGAGGAGATTTTAGGTGCGGCTATCGCCTGGGCTGTGGCACGGGTAGATGCGGCCGAAATCGACCGAATTAATATCCGCCAAGCGTCTCGCTTAGCGATGAAACAGGCAGTTCTGGCGCTTGGTCTCCAGCCAGATCATCTTCTCATCGATGCCGAGACGGTAGATCTTGAACTTCCTCAGTCACGCATCATCCACGGTGACGCGCTTAGTCAATCGATCGGCGCTGCTTCCATTATCGCAAAGGTAACGCGTGACCGGCTCTGTAAGGAGATCTGGGATTTGCACTATCCCGCTTATGGCATCGCGGTACATAAAGGCTATGCGACCGCTCAGCATCGAGAGGCGCTGGCGCAGCATGGGCCATCTCCGCTGCATCGCCGCTCATTTCTGCGCAAAATTTTGCCGGAAGAGCAATTATCTTTGTTTTAA
- a CDS encoding flhB C-terminus-related protein gives MSQFDHRTESLGSGTSQGSATPKSSQTPNGSSATVDAPRKAVALKYNPTDGAPVVVAKGKGQLADEIIQRARENGVAVQEDRSLVEVLSKLDLDQQIPGELYELVAEVLSFIYRTDKQAAPLSDLSESRDRR, from the coding sequence ATGAGCCAGTTTGATCACAGAACGGAGTCGCTGGGCAGCGGAACCTCTCAGGGCAGCGCAACCCCCAAGAGCAGCCAGACTCCAAACGGCTCCTCCGCAACGGTGGACGCTCCCCGCAAGGCCGTCGCTCTCAAATATAATCCCACCGACGGAGCGCCAGTTGTTGTAGCTAAAGGCAAAGGACAACTCGCGGATGAAATTATTCAGCGTGCAAGAGAGAACGGTGTAGCAGTCCAGGAGGACCGATCCCTTGTTGAGGTATTGTCAAAGCTGGACCTCGATCAACAAATCCCGGGAGAGCTGTACGAGCTGGTAGCGGAAGTGCTGAGCTTCATTTATCGGACGGACAAGCAGGCTGCTCCGCTATCCGACTTAAGTGAAAGCAGGGATCGTCGATGA
- a CDS encoding TIGR00252 family protein: MSVRDQGGEQAGRNMTGAGEWNREAERIDVLDRDKLGTGESNREPARSEAKHRGQQGRTGAGTRARGDQRIQSGRIAESAAAVWLEEQGYSLLQRNWRCRQGELDLIAEDNGMLVVVEVRSARAGSRFGTAAEAVNTRKQQKVRLVAAIYMQQMGWSSRSIRFDAAAITLDASGSKVEDILFIKDAF; encoded by the coding sequence ATGAGCGTACGGGATCAGGGCGGCGAACAAGCAGGCCGGAACATGACCGGCGCAGGTGAATGGAATAGAGAAGCTGAGCGAATTGACGTCCTTGACCGAGACAAGCTCGGTACAGGTGAATCGAATAGAGAGCCCGCTCGAAGTGAGGCCAAGCACAGAGGCCAGCAGGGGCGAACAGGAGCAGGAACTCGGGCTCGTGGAGATCAAAGGATACAATCCGGACGGATTGCTGAGTCAGCTGCTGCGGTCTGGTTGGAGGAGCAGGGATACTCTCTATTGCAGCGTAACTGGCGCTGTCGGCAAGGCGAGCTGGATCTGATCGCGGAGGACAATGGAATGCTCGTTGTCGTTGAGGTAAGATCCGCTCGCGCTGGAAGCCGTTTTGGCACGGCGGCAGAGGCGGTCAATACCCGCAAGCAGCAAAAGGTAAGACTGGTTGCGGCTATTTATATGCAACAGATGGGCTGGAGCAGCAGGAGCATACGTTTTGATGCGGCAGCGATTACGCTGGATGCAAGCGGCAGCAAGGTTGAGGATATTCTTTTTATTAAAGACGCCTTTTAA
- a CDS encoding magnesium chelatase family protein, with protein sequence MSMSYSKSMSYSKFTSASVQGVDGCAIAVEVDLASGLPQIHIVGLPDPSVRESVERVRAALRNCGFQFPMQRITVNLAPADIRKEGTAYDLAIAAAILTASGQLEERHFEDMLVIGELALSGELRKVPGVLPMVEEARRLGMTKVLLPAGNAAEAALIGGMKVYAAQSLTQLAACCRGDLGWKDMLWHGRLEVAKSSDNSDSGIDAIASNPPLSSEVQLDYVEVLGQHAAKRALAIAAAGRHNLLMSGSPGTGKTMLIRRLPGILPPMTVQESLEVTKIFSVAGKLPRLDTLITQRPFRTPHHTISAGGLVGGGSIPRPGEVTLAHRGVLFLDELPEFPRSVLEVLRQPLEDREVTLARARAVFRFPASFQLAASMNPCPCGYFGAAHTTQGQPECSCSQSAIDRYRSRISGPMLDRIDLLIEVQRPMSLDSAKAGMSTADMQQLVQRAAQAQQERQSMTGVLWNSELSGSSLRRAARLKPEATRLLQQAFDELGISLRAHDRILKLSRTIADMEGCSAIETSHVAEAIQYRRLPGWN encoded by the coding sequence ATGTCTATGTCCTATAGCAAATCCATGTCCTATAGCAAATTCACAAGCGCAAGCGTGCAAGGAGTCGATGGCTGCGCGATCGCCGTTGAGGTTGATCTGGCGAGCGGTTTACCACAAATTCATATCGTTGGATTGCCAGATCCATCCGTGCGGGAATCGGTGGAGCGTGTGCGCGCGGCTCTGCGTAATTGCGGCTTCCAGTTTCCGATGCAGCGCATTACGGTGAACCTCGCACCAGCAGATATTCGCAAGGAAGGTACAGCTTATGATTTAGCCATCGCTGCAGCAATTCTCACCGCCAGCGGGCAATTAGAGGAACGGCATTTTGAGGATATGCTCGTTATCGGGGAGCTGGCGCTGAGCGGAGAGCTGCGCAAAGTGCCTGGCGTATTGCCTATGGTGGAAGAAGCAAGGCGTCTCGGCATGACAAAGGTGCTGTTGCCTGCAGGCAATGCAGCCGAAGCAGCGTTGATCGGCGGCATGAAAGTTTACGCGGCACAGAGCTTGACGCAGCTGGCGGCTTGCTGCCGTGGGGATTTAGGATGGAAAGATATGCTCTGGCATGGCCGCCTTGAAGTAGCTAAGAGCTCGGATAACTCGGATTCCGGCATTGATGCCATAGCCTCTAACCCTCCACTATCCAGTGAAGTACAGCTTGACTATGTAGAAGTGCTTGGGCAGCATGCCGCAAAGCGAGCACTAGCGATTGCAGCAGCTGGTCGCCACAATTTGCTGATGTCGGGGTCCCCAGGCACCGGCAAAACAATGCTGATCCGCAGACTGCCAGGCATCTTGCCGCCTATGACCGTGCAGGAGTCGCTTGAGGTGACCAAAATTTTCAGCGTAGCCGGTAAACTTCCCCGGTTGGACACGCTGATTACGCAAAGGCCCTTCCGCACCCCTCATCATACGATTTCGGCGGGAGGTTTGGTTGGCGGTGGATCTATTCCCCGACCAGGCGAGGTGACGCTGGCGCATCGCGGCGTTCTTTTCCTCGATGAGCTGCCTGAATTCCCACGTTCAGTGCTGGAGGTGCTGCGTCAGCCGCTGGAAGACCGAGAAGTCACTTTGGCGCGGGCCCGCGCCGTATTCCGCTTTCCGGCCTCTTTTCAACTAGCAGCTTCGATGAATCCATGTCCTTGTGGATATTTTGGGGCGGCTCATACAACGCAGGGTCAGCCTGAATGCTCCTGTTCGCAATCAGCAATAGACCGTTATCGCTCTCGCATATCTGGGCCGATGCTCGACCGAATCGATCTGCTGATCGAGGTGCAGCGTCCAATGTCCCTCGACAGCGCAAAAGCCGGGATGAGCACAGCCGATATGCAGCAGCTTGTCCAGCGTGCTGCCCAAGCACAACAAGAACGCCAGTCTATGACCGGCGTTCTATGGAATAGTGAGCTATCGGGGAGCTCACTGCGCCGAGCTGCACGCCTCAAGCCGGAAGCGACCCGCCTGCTGCAGCAGGCTTTTGACGAACTCGGCATCAGCCTGCGGGCTCATGACCGAATCTTGAAGCTTTCGCGCACAATTGCTGATATGGAAGGTTGTTCTGCTATAGAGACTTCCCATGTAGCGGAAGCAATTCAATATCGCAGGCTTCCTGGCTGGAACTGA
- a CDS encoding succinyl-CoA synthetase beta subunit has protein sequence MNIHEYQGKEVLKQYGVLVPEGKVAFTVDEAVEAAKQLGTSVVVVKAQIHAGGRGKAGGVKVAKNLDEVRAYASEILGKVLVTHQTGPEGKEVKRLLIEQGCDIKKEYYVGVVVDRATGCVVMMASEEGGMDIEEVAEHSPEKILKEVIDPAVGLLPFQAQRLAYAINIPKELVRKAVQFMTALYTAFVDKDCSIAEINPLVVTGDGNVMALDAKLNFDSNALFRHKDILALRDLEEEDEKEIEASKYDLSYIALDGNIGCMVNGAGLAMATMDIIKHFGGEPANFLDVGGGATKEKVTEAFKILLSDANVKGIFVNIFGGIMRCDVIAEGVVAAARELGLERPLVVRLEGTNVELGKKILNESGLNLVAADSMSDGAQKIVALVK, from the coding sequence ATGAATATTCATGAGTATCAAGGCAAAGAAGTCTTGAAACAATACGGGGTTTTAGTCCCTGAAGGTAAAGTGGCCTTCACGGTTGATGAGGCTGTTGAGGCAGCTAAGCAACTGGGAACTTCCGTTGTTGTGGTCAAGGCACAGATCCACGCTGGCGGCCGCGGTAAAGCGGGCGGCGTCAAGGTAGCGAAAAACCTGGATGAGGTTCGCGCTTACGCGTCCGAGATTCTGGGCAAGGTGCTTGTCACCCACCAGACGGGTCCAGAAGGCAAGGAAGTTAAGCGCTTGCTAATCGAGCAAGGCTGTGACATCAAGAAGGAATACTACGTCGGCGTTGTTGTCGACCGTGCTACTGGTTGCGTTGTCATGATGGCCTCGGAAGAGGGCGGCATGGATATCGAGGAAGTAGCCGAGCATTCCCCAGAAAAAATCCTCAAGGAAGTTATCGATCCGGCTGTAGGCCTGCTGCCATTCCAAGCACAGCGTCTTGCATACGCTATCAATATTCCGAAGGAACTCGTTCGTAAGGCAGTTCAGTTCATGACGGCTCTTTACACAGCTTTTGTGGACAAGGATTGCTCCATCGCCGAGATCAACCCGCTTGTCGTAACTGGCGACGGCAACGTTATGGCGCTTGACGCCAAGCTCAACTTCGACTCCAACGCGCTGTTCCGTCACAAGGACATCTTGGCGCTGCGCGACCTCGAAGAAGAGGACGAAAAAGAAATCGAAGCTTCCAAATACGATCTCAGCTACATCGCACTTGATGGCAACATCGGTTGCATGGTTAACGGCGCAGGCCTTGCTATGGCAACGATGGATATCATCAAGCACTTTGGCGGCGAACCCGCTAACTTCCTCGATGTAGGGGGCGGTGCAACGAAGGAGAAAGTTACCGAAGCGTTCAAAATCCTTCTGTCCGATGCGAATGTCAAAGGTATTTTTGTCAACATTTTCGGCGGAATTATGCGCTGTGACGTTATTGCTGAAGGCGTAGTTGCGGCTGCTCGCGAGCTTGGTCTGGAGCGTCCGCTTGTCGTGCGTCTCGAAGGTACGAATGTCGAGCTCGGCAAGAAGATTCTGAACGAATCCGGCCTCAACCTTGTCGCTGCGGACAGCATGTCCGATGGCGCTCAAAAAATCGTTGCGCTCGTAAAATAA
- a CDS encoding succinyl-CoA synthetase alpha subunit: MSILINKDTKVITQGITGQTGLFHTKGALDYGTQMVGGVTPGKGGTNVDITLENGDTKSLPVFNSVREAVDATGATVSVIYVPPAFAADSILEAVEAELDLVICITEGIPVLDMVRVKRYMEGKNTRLIGPNCPGVITPDEIKIGIMPGYIHKKGHVGVVSRSGTLTYEAVHQLSTRGIGQSTAVGIGGDPVKGSEFIDILSLFNEDPDTYAVIMIGEIGGTAEEEAAEWIKANMTKPVVGFIGGATAPPGKRMGHAGAIISGGKGTAAEKISTLEACGIKVAPTPSDMGSTLVSVLEEQGLLEKCKTH; encoded by the coding sequence ATGAGCATTTTGATCAACAAAGACACCAAAGTGATCACCCAGGGCATTACCGGCCAAACCGGATTGTTCCATACGAAGGGCGCTCTTGACTATGGCACCCAGATGGTCGGCGGCGTAACCCCCGGCAAGGGCGGCACGAATGTGGACATCACGCTGGAAAACGGCGATACGAAGTCCCTTCCTGTATTCAACTCCGTACGCGAAGCAGTAGACGCAACGGGTGCTACCGTTTCCGTCATCTACGTTCCACCGGCATTCGCGGCTGATTCCATTCTGGAAGCAGTTGAAGCTGAGCTGGACCTCGTTATTTGCATCACGGAGGGAATTCCGGTTCTGGACATGGTACGTGTTAAGCGTTACATGGAAGGCAAGAACACCCGCCTGATCGGACCGAACTGTCCGGGCGTTATTACTCCGGATGAGATCAAGATCGGCATCATGCCGGGATACATCCACAAAAAAGGCCATGTTGGCGTCGTTTCCCGCTCGGGAACGCTCACCTACGAGGCTGTTCATCAGCTGAGCACGCGCGGCATCGGCCAATCGACTGCTGTCGGCATCGGTGGCGATCCGGTGAAAGGCTCCGAGTTCATCGATATTCTGAGCCTGTTTAACGAAGATCCAGACACCTACGCGGTGATCATGATCGGCGAGATCGGCGGAACGGCTGAGGAAGAAGCGGCTGAGTGGATCAAAGCTAACATGACGAAGCCAGTTGTCGGTTTCATCGGCGGCGCTACAGCTCCTCCGGGCAAACGGATGGGACATGCTGGAGCAATCATTTCTGGCGGCAAAGGTACAGCAGCTGAGAAAATCTCAACGCTGGAAGCTTGCGGCATCAAAGTTGCTCCTACACCGTCCGACATGGGCTCCACGCTCGTGAGTGTACTTGAAGAGCAAGGATTGCTGGAAAAGTGCAAAACGCACTGA